The following coding sequences lie in one Treponema socranskii subsp. buccale genomic window:
- the uvrC gene encoding excinuclease ABC subunit UvrC: protein MAKAVREILHETALQAPSSSGVYLWRNRQGDVIYVGKAKNLKNRLTSYFSGSKDIKTKLLVAHAESIEYITTANEYEAFLLENNLIKKYNPRYNIDLKDGKSYPVLRITNEDFPRVIKTRRILEDGSTYFGPYPDAGALDTFIDTLYRIYPVRRCKTLKKRDAPCLYYHIGRCDAPCCKKISREAYTEYIGEIASLLEGKGDDTLKKIKAEMQKASENLDFEKAARLRDGLSALSIMQKQNIVQTFDGDDRDYIAYWREGELVSFTVLKLRGGKLEGRGNYRTVSLNEDAELIGEFFNAYYTDKAEVPPHIYIPNLLINNLSDIENSHTDAGKSPPPRSHTVARSPSSGGTPQLPDRSVAFLSPAELARWFSETLGAETEVVPVSDARGNAKYHTAAINMAKQNAHEDIVRRLRERGDIPALEELKTLLSLDTLPVRIEGFDIAHIGGKFPVASLISFYNGNPDKKNYRYFRLKTTDGIIDDFASMREATSRRYTRLLNEGRELPDLLLIDGGIGQVNAVQSVLTSLGIDIPIAGLAEKNEEIYRPGNSTPVVLPRRSDALRLLQRVRDETHRFATSKNQRLRTKENTVSIFLELPGIGEKRARTLIKTFTTLENLASADKERIADALGVSADEAEKIMREAKKLNDARKGKKAKQIESLENAGTTAQKAAAAHYIDSLAGAALNGSGTE, encoded by the coding sequence ATGGCAAAAGCGGTACGGGAAATATTACACGAAACGGCATTACAAGCCCCCTCTTCAAGCGGCGTCTACCTGTGGCGGAACCGGCAGGGAGATGTCATCTATGTCGGCAAAGCGAAAAATCTGAAAAATCGCCTCACCTCGTATTTTTCCGGCAGCAAAGACATCAAAACGAAACTCCTCGTCGCGCACGCCGAGTCAATCGAGTATATCACAACGGCAAACGAATATGAAGCCTTTCTGCTCGAAAACAATCTTATTAAAAAATACAATCCGCGTTACAACATCGATTTGAAAGACGGCAAATCCTATCCCGTTTTGCGGATCACGAACGAAGATTTTCCGCGCGTCATCAAAACGCGGCGCATCCTCGAAGACGGCTCGACCTATTTCGGCCCCTACCCCGACGCGGGCGCGCTCGACACCTTTATCGACACGCTCTACCGCATCTACCCCGTGCGCCGGTGCAAAACGCTTAAAAAACGCGATGCCCCCTGCCTCTACTACCACATCGGCCGATGCGACGCCCCCTGCTGCAAAAAAATTTCCCGCGAAGCCTATACCGAATACATCGGCGAAATCGCAAGCCTTCTTGAGGGAAAAGGAGACGACACCCTAAAAAAAATAAAAGCCGAAATGCAAAAGGCATCAGAAAACCTCGACTTCGAAAAGGCCGCGCGCTTGAGAGACGGACTCTCAGCGCTTTCGATCATGCAAAAACAGAACATCGTCCAAACTTTCGACGGAGATGACCGCGACTATATCGCCTATTGGAGGGAAGGAGAACTCGTAAGCTTTACCGTCTTAAAACTCCGCGGCGGCAAACTCGAAGGACGCGGCAATTACCGCACCGTAAGCTTAAACGAAGACGCGGAACTCATCGGAGAGTTTTTCAACGCATACTACACCGACAAAGCCGAAGTGCCGCCTCACATCTATATACCGAATTTATTAATTAATAATTTATCCGACATTGAAAATTCTCATACCGATGCGGGGAAGAGCCCTCCCCCGCGCTCGCACACGGTTGCTCGCTCCCCCTCCAGCGGGGGCACCCCGCAACTCCCCGATCGAAGCGTCGCTTTTCTCTCGCCCGCCGAACTTGCAAGATGGTTTTCCGAAACGCTCGGCGCCGAAACCGAAGTCGTCCCCGTTTCCGACGCAAGAGGAAACGCAAAATACCACACGGCAGCCATCAATATGGCAAAGCAAAACGCGCATGAAGATATCGTGCGGCGCTTACGCGAACGGGGCGACATACCCGCGCTCGAAGAACTCAAAACGCTTCTTTCTCTCGACACGCTTCCCGTGCGCATCGAAGGATTCGACATCGCGCATATCGGCGGAAAATTCCCCGTCGCAAGTTTAATAAGTTTTTATAACGGCAACCCCGACAAAAAAAATTACCGCTATTTCCGTCTCAAAACGACCGACGGCATCATAGACGACTTCGCATCCATGCGGGAAGCGACGAGCAGACGCTATACGCGGCTTTTAAACGAAGGGCGGGAATTGCCGGATCTCCTCCTCATAGACGGCGGCATCGGACAGGTGAATGCGGTGCAGAGCGTACTCACATCGCTCGGCATCGACATCCCGATCGCGGGACTTGCCGAAAAAAACGAAGAAATCTACCGTCCGGGCAACAGCACGCCCGTCGTACTTCCGCGCAGAAGCGACGCGCTCCGCCTGCTCCAGCGCGTAAGAGACGAAACGCACCGCTTTGCGACAAGTAAAAACCAGCGCCTCCGCACCAAAGAAAATACCGTAAGCATTTTTCTCGAACTTCCGGGCATCGGCGAAAAGCGAGCACGCACATTGATAAAAACATTTACGACGCTCGAAAACCTCGCAAGTGCCGATAAAGAGCGCATCGCGGACGCGCTCGGCGTGAGTGCCGACGAAGCGGAAAAAATTATGCGGGAAGCGAAAAAGCTCAACGATGCACGGAAAGGAAAAAAAGCGAAACAGATCGAATCGCTCGAAAATGCCGGCACGACTGCACAAAAAGCCGCAGCAGCGCACTATATCGACAGTCTTGCCGGCGCCGCCCTCAACGGAAGCGGTACCGAATAA
- a CDS encoding PTS sugar transporter subunit IIB: protein MKRGLIVCRTGMGSSMMLRIKVDQVIRENGYQLELVHDALSGIEQYHDVDVVITMSDLVPEIEGKFKYCIGIENILDKEAIKNKLDNFFAEQS from the coding sequence ATGAAACGGGGGTTAATTGTATGTCGAACCGGCATGGGAAGCAGTATGATGCTTAGAATTAAGGTGGATCAGGTTATTCGTGAAAATGGCTATCAACTGGAATTGGTTCATGATGCTTTAAGCGGTATTGAGCAATACCACGATGTAGACGTTGTTATTACTATGAGTGATCTGGTACCGGAGATTGAGGGAAAGTTTAAATACTGTATCGGCATCGAAAATATTTTGGATAAAGAGGCAATAAAAAACAAACTTGACAATTTTTTTGCCGAACAGTCTTGA
- a CDS encoding tetratricopeptide repeat protein produces MASERAEENKFVFRRAAAALASRDFELAARLYKGLLKNDPENRDVLFALGDVYVKSGDDARALPYYEKINKIDPNDAASLIASGGIYRRLGRYDDALRSLRAALSAGGNTTAIQYNLGFTYRSMGDYDKAIECFESVIAADPGDTLAYNHLGAIYALRKEYQKAMTAYKRGLQIDPNHPVLQLNLAETYEAVGADGEAAVVYEAVLRAKPGNTEAVRKYAALLLRRHKTEAAAAVVTKAIALYPSNAGLFALLGRIALKRFDYEAAVSALKKALTLDPKNTTLISCLADAYEKKGALENGAALIRQAENDFPSDAAVGEQYVRTLLSARDYESAFAKLKALYAENQNDVQILDLYGQYCICRGEDEKAASCYKKINSIDSQYFAYEKSAARRFMQAGRFDKARNFIARYLSKYPSDEEVLVLSAEIDTEEGKLSSALAAYRAALAVDGGNVSAKNESARIEKLLKEADGTQNDYTADENDETTGAEIVMDSPETKAAEASVYGQVRSDDDFFDFDLAGESLLKADDEIDPFTIADRESDEEMRDSEAEGLDLLIPSDRPIDKDATARAAGSGDVFDGRTGPAAGIDESLSGNIEDVFGTENIDAGFEPPTVFPKSKAERVNYEDEPVPIAEDAPASLPKSPTSLPLSAEKEARAEAGASEQISAESSFRAQGPHEAAGALAPERIAEVERQAAEAASRKLEAALEAVNVRRADELEALRRSYDEAHRTRKAARDAVNEMRELIGSVKKSVERIRSDAEHAESNVKGAAENAVKKIRDAAEKALSETDANENISKQTGGEGRREEMPRDFNAALEKAVRALPDIASALQDKKSAKDFAIELALFKKLRAMCDFLPSRRKEKFMKSRTRLLLDYVIARLSGKPGLLATAEALRKIKLSAGLLENGEESFPALTDEQLVPLVIHDMRTKLSDLPDASLAAALDAAASEALENARGR; encoded by the coding sequence ATGGCAAGTGAAAGGGCAGAGGAGAATAAATTCGTTTTTCGCCGTGCGGCGGCAGCTCTCGCTTCCCGCGATTTTGAACTCGCCGCGCGCTTGTATAAGGGCTTGTTAAAAAACGATCCCGAAAACCGCGATGTGCTTTTTGCGCTCGGCGACGTGTACGTCAAATCGGGCGACGATGCGCGCGCTCTTCCTTATTACGAAAAAATTAATAAGATTGATCCGAACGATGCGGCCTCTCTCATCGCGTCGGGCGGCATTTACCGCAGGCTCGGCCGCTATGACGATGCTCTCCGCTCTCTTCGTGCAGCGCTCTCCGCAGGCGGCAATACAACTGCGATACAGTATAATTTGGGATTTACCTATCGTTCGATGGGAGATTACGACAAGGCGATCGAATGCTTCGAATCGGTTATCGCCGCTGATCCGGGCGATACGCTTGCGTACAATCATTTGGGCGCCATCTATGCGCTCCGTAAAGAATATCAAAAAGCGATGACGGCGTATAAACGCGGTTTACAAATCGATCCGAATCATCCGGTGCTGCAGTTGAATCTTGCCGAAACGTATGAAGCCGTCGGCGCGGACGGAGAAGCGGCCGTCGTATACGAAGCTGTCCTGCGTGCAAAACCCGGAAACACGGAAGCCGTTCGAAAGTATGCAGCGCTTTTGCTCCGTCGTCATAAGACGGAAGCGGCCGCAGCCGTCGTCACAAAGGCGATCGCTCTGTATCCGTCGAATGCGGGGCTTTTTGCGCTGCTCGGCCGTATAGCGCTCAAGCGCTTTGATTATGAAGCTGCCGTTTCCGCACTTAAAAAAGCTTTGACGCTCGATCCGAAAAATACGACCCTTATCTCGTGCCTTGCCGACGCGTATGAAAAAAAAGGCGCGCTTGAAAACGGAGCCGCCCTTATTCGTCAGGCTGAAAACGATTTTCCGTCGGACGCCGCAGTCGGAGAGCAATATGTCCGCACGCTTCTTTCAGCCCGTGATTATGAAAGTGCATTTGCAAAACTGAAAGCGCTCTATGCGGAAAATCAAAACGATGTGCAAATCCTCGATCTCTACGGACAGTATTGTATTTGCAGGGGAGAAGATGAAAAGGCCGCTTCCTGTTATAAAAAAATAAATTCGATCGACTCGCAATATTTTGCGTATGAAAAATCGGCGGCGCGACGCTTTATGCAAGCGGGGCGATTCGATAAGGCGCGGAATTTTATCGCGCGCTATCTTTCAAAATATCCGAGCGATGAAGAAGTACTCGTGCTGTCGGCGGAAATCGATACGGAGGAAGGAAAACTTTCGTCCGCGCTTGCCGCTTACCGCGCCGCCCTCGCCGTAGACGGCGGCAATGTTTCGGCAAAAAATGAAAGTGCGCGTATCGAAAAATTATTAAAAGAAGCGGACGGTACACAGAACGATTATACTGCGGATGAAAACGATGAAACAACCGGTGCGGAAATCGTTATGGATTCTCCCGAAACGAAAGCCGCCGAAGCTTCCGTTTACGGACAGGTTCGCTCAGACGATGATTTTTTCGATTTTGATTTGGCGGGTGAAAGCCTTTTAAAAGCCGACGACGAAATCGATCCGTTTACGATTGCCGATCGGGAAAGCGATGAGGAAATGCGGGATTCCGAAGCGGAGGGTTTGGATCTCCTCATTCCGTCCGACCGCCCGATCGACAAAGATGCGACCGCGCGGGCGGCCGGAAGCGGCGATGTTTTCGACGGGAGGACGGGGCCTGCTGCGGGAATCGATGAAAGTCTTTCCGGAAATATAGAAGACGTCTTCGGCACGGAAAATATCGATGCGGGATTTGAGCCTCCGACCGTTTTCCCGAAAAGTAAAGCTGAGCGTGTAAATTACGAAGACGAGCCCGTTCCGATAGCCGAAGACGCGCCTGCTTCTTTGCCAAAGAGTCCGACCTCTTTGCCGCTTTCCGCTGAAAAAGAAGCGCGAGCGGAAGCCGGTGCAAGCGAGCAAATATCTGCGGAATCTTCGTTTCGTGCACAGGGTCCGCATGAAGCTGCGGGTGCACTTGCTCCCGAACGCATCGCGGAAGTCGAACGCCAAGCGGCCGAAGCGGCTTCCCGAAAACTTGAAGCCGCATTGGAAGCCGTAAACGTCCGCCGTGCGGATGAACTTGAAGCGTTGCGTCGTTCCTACGATGAAGCGCATCGGACGCGCAAAGCCGCGCGCGATGCCGTCAATGAAATGCGCGAGCTTATCGGTTCGGTGAAAAAGAGCGTCGAACGAATACGGTCGGATGCCGAACATGCGGAGTCGAACGTCAAAGGTGCGGCAGAAAATGCTGTGAAAAAAATACGGGATGCGGCAGAAAAAGCTCTTTCCGAAACGGATGCAAACGAAAATATTTCAAAACAAACCGGCGGCGAAGGGCGCAGAGAGGAAATGCCTCGAGACTTTAACGCCGCGCTTGAAAAAGCCGTGCGCGCGCTTCCCGATATCGCCTCGGCTCTGCAAGATAAAAAAAGCGCAAAAGACTTTGCAATCGAATTGGCTCTTTTTAAAAAGCTCCGCGCCATGTGCGATTTTTTACCTTCGCGGCGGAAAGAAAAATTCATGAAAAGCCGGACGAGGCTTTTGCTCGATTACGTGATAGCGCGTCTTTCCGGAAAGCCGGGGCTGCTTGCGACGGCCGAAGCGCTCAGGAAGATAAAACTGTCTGCAGGTCTTTTGGAAAACGGAGAAGAGTCCTTTCCCGCACTCACCGATGAACAGCTTGTACCGCTTGTCATCCACGATATGCGAACAAAACTTTCCGATTTGCCCGATGCATCCCTTGCCGCAGCTCTCGACGCTGCCGCATCGGAAGCTCTCGAAAATGCACGCGGACGCTGA
- a CDS encoding transketolase, whose product MDEKKDLQAVAAKCRKRIISMIYKANAGHPGGSLSIADIITVIFQKYMTKDKNGKDKFILSKGHAVPALYAILCEKGLLDEGLLSQYRAVNSPLEGHPWTVKLPNAIDATTGLLGQGLSVGMGMALAKKRNKDPHRVFVTVGDGEIEVGQFWEAAMFAPSFELENLVCIIDRNGFSSHGKVTVPEPLADKMQSFGWHCINIDGHDFDAIIDALDPAQTKKHPKKPLCIIAKTVKGKGVPYMENNPAWHSKGLSDDEYKSAMAALGEVV is encoded by the coding sequence ATGGATGAGAAAAAAGATTTGCAAGCCGTTGCCGCTAAATGCCGAAAACGCATTATATCAATGATATACAAAGCAAACGCGGGTCATCCCGGCGGTTCTTTATCTATAGCAGATATTATTACCGTCATTTTTCAAAAATATATGACAAAGGATAAAAACGGCAAAGATAAATTTATCTTGTCGAAAGGTCATGCCGTGCCGGCCTTATATGCGATACTTTGTGAAAAAGGTTTGCTCGACGAAGGTCTTTTATCGCAATATAGGGCTGTTAACTCTCCTTTAGAAGGACATCCTTGGACAGTCAAATTGCCGAACGCAATCGATGCTACAACAGGATTGCTTGGGCAAGGGTTGTCCGTCGGGATGGGCATGGCGTTGGCAAAAAAACGCAACAAAGATCCTCATCGTGTTTTTGTTACAGTAGGCGACGGAGAAATTGAAGTCGGTCAATTTTGGGAAGCCGCAATGTTTGCGCCGTCTTTTGAGCTTGAAAATCTTGTGTGCATCATAGATCGCAACGGATTTTCATCCCATGGAAAGGTTACAGTACCGGAACCCTTGGCAGATAAAATGCAGAGTTTCGGCTGGCATTGCATTAACATTGACGGGCATGATTTTGACGCTATTATCGACGCGCTGGATCCTGCACAGACAAAAAAACATCCTAAAAAACCTTTATGTATAATTGCAAAAACGGTCAAAGGCAAGGGAGTTCCCTATATGGAAAACAATCCCGCATGGCATAGCAAAGGCCTGTCCGATGATGAATACAAAAGCGCAATGGCGGCATTGGGAGAAGTAGTATGA
- a CDS encoding 4-fold beta flower protein yields the protein MEYIFDKEGNPLGVVQGAYIRDMEGNPVGQLKGEHVHKLSGGYVGELKDGMILDMHKGNFGNAGYAENPGKGMHPMAHSPRPPVRTVFEDAWERLFDDGR from the coding sequence ATGGAATACATTTTCGATAAAGAAGGAAACCCGCTCGGCGTCGTACAAGGCGCATACATCCGCGACATGGAAGGAAATCCCGTCGGACAGCTCAAGGGCGAACACGTCCACAAACTGAGCGGAGGCTATGTCGGAGAGCTCAAAGACGGCATGATTTTGGACATGCACAAAGGCAACTTCGGAAACGCAGGCTATGCCGAAAATCCGGGAAAGGGTATGCATCCTATGGCACATTCTCCGCGGCCTCCGGTGCGCACCGTATTCGAAGACGCGTGGGAGAGATTATTTGACGATGGGAGGTAA
- a CDS encoding PTS ascorbate transporter subunit IIC: MQTIWNLVHFVVFQLLGQASLLVGLMALIGLLLQKKSPSAVITGTTKTIVGFLIFGIGGGAAVGALANFQQLFATGFNLQGVLPLAEAITGMAQKNLGTIITLIMVLGFCANLLIARVTKFKFIFLTGQHNLFLAALLSVSLKAVGLNDVLTVIIGSIILGFAAAIYPAIAHPFMKKVTGSDELAIGHYCTLTYALSGWIGSKVGNPEESTEKLKLPGWLSIFKDYIVSIALSIIIFYYISAFSAGKEAVQKIAGDTHWLLFPLMQGLMFTGAVYVIITGVRLMLSELVPAFVGISEKFIPNAKPALDCPVVFPYAPTATVIGFISAYVAGLICMAVFSLLGTVVIIPVAIPYFFIGATAGVFGNATGGWKGAIAGGFVTGILIAVGPALMYPVFAKMGLAGSAFPETDFVVIGLVIYYLGKLFGKI, translated from the coding sequence ATGCAAACTATTTGGAATCTTGTACACTTTGTCGTGTTCCAGTTGCTTGGGCAAGCATCATTACTTGTCGGCCTTATGGCTTTGATCGGTTTATTGTTGCAAAAAAAATCACCGAGCGCGGTTATTACCGGAACGACGAAAACAATTGTCGGATTTCTTATTTTCGGTATTGGCGGCGGTGCCGCTGTTGGAGCTCTTGCTAATTTCCAACAGCTATTCGCGACAGGGTTTAATCTTCAAGGCGTTTTGCCGCTTGCTGAAGCGATTACCGGTATGGCTCAAAAAAATTTAGGCACGATCATAACTCTTATTATGGTGCTGGGATTTTGCGCCAACTTGTTAATTGCGCGCGTAACGAAATTTAAATTTATATTTCTTACCGGCCAACATAATTTGTTCTTAGCTGCACTTCTATCCGTATCGTTAAAAGCAGTCGGTTTAAACGATGTACTCACTGTAATAATCGGCTCTATCATACTCGGATTTGCCGCAGCAATATACCCTGCAATTGCCCATCCTTTTATGAAAAAAGTTACAGGAAGCGATGAACTTGCTATCGGACATTATTGCACCTTAACATACGCGCTTTCCGGCTGGATAGGATCAAAAGTGGGTAACCCTGAAGAAAGCACGGAAAAATTAAAACTACCCGGTTGGCTTTCGATTTTTAAAGATTATATCGTATCTATCGCTCTTTCTATCATTATTTTTTACTATATATCCGCCTTTTCAGCCGGTAAAGAAGCTGTGCAAAAAATTGCAGGCGATACGCATTGGTTGTTGTTCCCTCTGATGCAAGGTCTTATGTTTACCGGTGCCGTATATGTAATTATTACCGGTGTACGTCTGATGTTATCGGAACTTGTGCCGGCCTTTGTCGGTATTTCTGAAAAGTTCATTCCCAATGCAAAACCGGCGTTGGATTGCCCTGTGGTGTTCCCTTATGCTCCGACCGCAACAGTGATCGGCTTTATTTCCGCTTATGTTGCCGGGTTGATTTGCATGGCTGTCTTTTCTCTGTTGGGGACCGTGGTTATCATTCCCGTTGCAATACCTTATTTCTTTATCGGTGCAACTGCAGGGGTTTTCGGTAATGCAACCGGCGGTTGGAAAGGCGCTATTGCCGGCGGCTTTGTAACCGGTATTCTCATTGCCGTAGGCCCGGCTCTTATGTATCCTGTTTTTGCAAAGATGGGACTTGCCGGATCGGCATTCCCGGAAACGGACTTTGTTGTAATCGGTTTGGTTATTTACTATCTCGGTAAACTTTTCGGAAAGATCTAG
- a CDS encoding fibronectin type III domain-containing protein — MCFPYNKKITILSALRPVRAFAALCALRSAHTLAVSCAFHPVRAFVLSTALRSAHTLAVSRTLRFRACFLLYALSAVLCIRSAFADSVTIGGSEGWSKLSLRRGVAEGTGRFGYPCIELATDSRVQDAMTDTLFDFEKKPFSDKTGHYTVSKNALLLSAKSAMGKGAALSRGTGGISLRGKRGALFGTEGPAPSFYIEFWLSPAVAENGEVVFNWRSSRSIGRNIVYQMITASFYQNHLSWTFSNIFDGYDKGDVTLSGITTLIPGTWAYHSIAFDEENGCIEYRVNGMLEAIAYVTSTGRASGSVYPAYFGVPADIELCGKYTGLIDDFRIQRGTCDEAMLQKSEDASALGYAKYRASGGRIETQPLLTSVASSLNSVTALMSKPDQTAVRLYVRSGDNVFDWTDSYPAWRPVRSGEAISGVNGLYFQIAADLYPDGNGSHTPSITQIDIDYTVPPLPLPPFTVKAAAGDGSVTLSWAHSVDENAGGYYVYYGTRPGEYLGRVAREGSSPVDAGFSQAVTLTNLKNGTIYYFAVASYSKLDRRIVGPLSRETYARPASDGDYGK; from the coding sequence ATGTGTTTTCCGTATAATAAAAAAATAACGATTTTGTCCGCGCTTCGTCCAGTACGTGCGTTTGCCGCTTTATGTGCGCTTCGTTCGGCGCATACACTTGCCGTTTCGTGCGCTTTTCATCCGGTGCGCGCTTTCGTTTTATCGACCGCTCTTCGTTCGGCGCATACACTTGCCGTTTCGCGGACGCTTCGCTTTCGCGCGTGCTTTTTATTGTACGCGCTTTCGGCCGTTTTGTGTATCCGTTCCGCCTTTGCCGATTCCGTGACGATCGGCGGAAGCGAAGGCTGGTCGAAGCTTTCGCTCCGGAGAGGCGTTGCGGAGGGGACGGGGCGCTTCGGCTATCCGTGTATCGAACTTGCCACCGACAGCCGTGTTCAGGACGCGATGACGGATACGCTTTTCGATTTCGAAAAAAAGCCGTTTTCGGATAAGACGGGGCATTACACTGTGAGCAAAAACGCCCTTTTGCTTTCGGCAAAATCGGCGATGGGAAAAGGCGCCGCTCTTTCCCGCGGTACGGGCGGCATATCGCTTCGCGGAAAACGTGGAGCGCTTTTCGGTACGGAGGGACCTGCACCGTCATTTTATATTGAGTTTTGGCTTTCGCCCGCGGTTGCGGAAAACGGTGAAGTCGTTTTTAATTGGCGCTCGTCGCGCAGCATCGGACGCAATATCGTATATCAGATGATTACGGCATCTTTTTATCAAAATCATCTTTCGTGGACGTTTTCGAATATCTTTGACGGATACGATAAAGGCGATGTAACGCTTTCGGGCATTACGACGCTGATTCCCGGAACATGGGCGTATCACTCGATCGCTTTCGACGAAGAGAATGGGTGTATCGAATACCGCGTGAACGGCATGCTCGAAGCGATCGCCTACGTTACGTCGACCGGCCGTGCGTCGGGTTCGGTGTATCCTGCGTATTTCGGCGTACCTGCGGATATAGAACTGTGCGGAAAGTATACGGGGCTTATCGACGACTTTCGCATACAAAGGGGAACCTGCGACGAAGCGATGCTGCAAAAATCGGAAGATGCGTCGGCTCTCGGTTATGCGAAGTACCGTGCGTCCGGCGGGCGGATCGAAACGCAGCCGCTTTTAACGTCGGTCGCATCTTCCCTCAATTCGGTGACGGCGCTGATGAGTAAACCGGATCAAACAGCGGTGCGTCTCTATGTACGAAGCGGTGATAACGTTTTCGACTGGACGGATTCGTATCCCGCGTGGCGTCCGGTGCGAAGCGGAGAAGCGATTTCGGGCGTAAACGGTTTGTATTTTCAAATAGCCGCCGATCTTTATCCCGACGGAAACGGATCGCACACGCCGTCGATTACGCAAATCGATATCGATTATACGGTGCCTCCTTTGCCGCTTCCGCCTTTTACCGTAAAAGCGGCTGCCGGTGACGGAAGCGTAACGCTTTCGTGGGCGCATTCCGTCGACGAAAATGCGGGCGGTTATTACGTTTACTACGGCACGAGACCCGGCGAATACCTCGGACGGGTTGCACGCGAAGGCTCATCGCCTGTCGATGCGGGTTTTTCGCAGGCGGTAACGCTCACGAATCTCAAAAACGGAACGATTTATTATTTTGCAGTTGCATCTTATTCGAAACTCGACAGGCGCATAGTCGGCCCTCTTTCGCGCGAAACCTATGCGCGCCCCGCATCGGACGGCGATTATGGCAAGTGA
- a CDS encoding transketolase family protein — translation MNSLYTETVSPRSFLGDIWVEIGKKDPRTVVLDCDLAAATKTDAFARAYPDRFFEMGIGEQNAMSVSAGLAAEGLIPFYANFALFSSGTCWTQLRQNCFSNLNVKIVATHPGMDNGPDGGTHHANEEIALTRTIPCLTVLSPADHFQVRAAMFYALQIQGPVYIRVPRDETPVLHSANTQFSFDTLEMICDKGDDFAIVYEGSAALQACDGFMRLADKKLKGKLLAVPSLKPFDNTGILDIAKQVKTIVTVENHSVYGGLGGIVAETLCTSSARCPVGYVGVNDVFTESGKSQAVKSKFGLSAEAIEKKVLSILGCVSAE, via the coding sequence ATGAACTCGCTGTATACTGAAACGGTTTCACCCAGATCCTTTCTCGGTGATATATGGGTTGAAATCGGTAAAAAAGATCCTCGCACAGTTGTACTGGACTGCGATTTGGCTGCTGCAACAAAAACAGATGCTTTCGCAAGGGCCTATCCTGACAGATTTTTTGAAATGGGAATCGGCGAACAGAACGCCATGAGCGTTTCTGCCGGCCTTGCGGCAGAAGGACTCATTCCTTTTTATGCTAACTTTGCGCTTTTTTCCAGCGGAACTTGTTGGACACAGTTGCGTCAAAACTGTTTTTCAAACTTAAATGTAAAGATCGTGGCAACACACCCGGGTATGGATAACGGGCCTGACGGCGGGACACATCATGCAAATGAAGAAATAGCGCTCACGCGAACAATACCGTGCTTAACGGTGCTGTCACCTGCCGATCATTTCCAAGTACGCGCCGCCATGTTTTATGCTTTACAGATACAAGGGCCTGTTTACATTAGAGTGCCGCGCGATGAAACACCGGTACTTCATTCCGCAAACACGCAATTCTCATTCGATACATTGGAAATGATATGTGACAAAGGTGATGATTTTGCAATCGTATATGAAGGCAGTGCCGCTTTACAAGCCTGTGACGGATTTATGCGCTTGGCAGACAAGAAGCTAAAAGGAAAACTTTTGGCTGTTCCGTCATTAAAACCGTTTGACAATACCGGTATTTTAGATATTGCAAAACAAGTTAAGACTATCGTTACGGTAGAAAACCATTCAGTCTACGGAGGGCTTGGCGGTATTGTTGCAGAAACACTCTGCACTTCGTCAGCTCGTTGTCCTGTTGGATATGTCGGCGTCAACGATGTTTTTACCGAATCCGGAAAATCACAGGCAGTGAAATCCAAATTCGGTCTTTCTGCAGAGGCTATTGAAAAAAAAGTCTTAAGTATTTTGGGGTGTGTTTCAGCCGAATAA